A single Bufo bufo chromosome 6, aBufBuf1.1, whole genome shotgun sequence DNA region contains:
- the LOC121004484 gene encoding E3 ubiquitin/ISG15 ligase TRIM25-like: MAFAALRDELNCSICLSIYTDPVTLRCGHNFCWACIDRVLHTQDGGGVYVCPDCRTEFPERPALHKNLALRNIAQSFHCNQDEGEAVGIFCTYCDSSVPAVKTCLQCEASLCDKHLTKHSKSGDHILMEPTASLENRKCSTHKKMLEYYCTEDSTCICVTCCLAGKHKGHQVEPIDEVSEKKRMKLINILEKLTSKREETEKRVQNLEGQKLKVKEKAAGELKRVASIFKYIRRLLEDLEKSVLCEISRQMDQVVASVSELIQKIESQTEELSREISHIEELCLLTDPLTLLQERKSEKYGLYGAEERGNEDQRQASKSFEYVTDLDKVLTSMTLHTGLADIAAHFKKGLHIVEVSDLLLDIDTVANYVHISTDLKTASYSSNQKYPESLKRFEDCQVLSTRTFSSGRHYWEVEVSKLGHWMIGVCYPSIGRTGDQSYIGSNEKSWCLSRSKSKKQHYSVMHHGKGIHLPGKASSQRLVIYLDYEVGRLSFYELCEPVRHLHTFTAAFTEPLHAAFYIWDEWVTIRS; the protein is encoded by the coding sequence ATGGCGTTTGCGGCACTGAGAGACGAGCTGAACTGCTCTATCTGCCTGAGCATCTACACGGATCCGGTCACCCTGAGGTGCGGCCACAACTTCTGCTGGGCCTGTATCGATCGTGTGCTGCATACCCAGGATGGCGGTGGTGTTTACGTGTGCCCAGACTGCAGAACCGAGTTTCCGGAGCGTCCGGCACTGCACAAAAACTTAGCTCTCCGTAATATAGCTCAGAGTTTCCACTGTAATCAGGATGAGGGGGAAGCGGTTGGCATCTTCTGCACTTACTGCGACTCTTCCGTACCTGCCGTTAAAACCTGTCTACAATGCGAAGCTTCTTTGTGTGACAAGCACTTGACTAAACACAGCAAGTCGGGTGATCACATCTTAATGGAACCTACAGCTTCCCTGGAGAATCGGAAATGTTCCACCCATAAGAAGATGTTGGAGTACTACTGCACTGAGGACTCCACCTGTATCTGTGTCACCTGCTGCCTGGCTGGAAAACACAAAGGACACCAGGTAGAACCAATAGACGAGGTCTCTGAGAAGAAAAGAATGAAACTCATAAACATCTTGGAAAAACTGACCTCAAAGCGAGAGGAGACTGAGAAACGAGTACAGAACCTAGAAGGGCAAAAGCTGAAAGTTAAAGAAAAGGCAGCTGGAGAATTGAAGAGAGTCGCTTCCATATTCAAATACATCAGGAGACTTCTTGAAGACCTGGAGAAGAGTGTGCTATGTGAGATCTCCAGGCAGATGGATCAGGTGGTTGCCTCGGTCTCCGAACTCATCCAGAAGATAGAATCACAGACGGAAGAGCTGTCCAGAGAGATTTCCCACATTGAGGAGCTGTGTCTCCTGACGGATCCGTTAACCCTCCTCCAAGAACGCAAATCTGAAAAATATGGCCTTTATGGTGCTGAGGAACGAGGGAACGAAGACCAAAGACAAGCCAGTAAATCGTTTGAATATGTGACTGATCTGGATAAAGTGTTAACCTCCATGACATTACATACGGGGTTAGCCGATATAGCAGCACATTTCAAGAAGGGTCTCCATATTGTGGAGGTGTCGGACCTACTGCTAGATATTGACACAGTTGCCAATTATGTGCACATCTCAACCGACCTGAAAACCGCTAGTTATTCGAGTAATCAAAAATATCCAGAATCTCTCAAAAGGTTTGAGGACTGTCAGGTTCTGAGCACCAGAACCTTCTCATCAGGGCGCCATTACTGGGAAGTGGAAGTTAGCAAATTAGGACACTGGATGATAGGAGTGTGTTACCCCAGTataggcagaacaggggaccagtCGTACATCGGGAGCAACGAGAAGTCCTGGTGTTTATCCAGGTCCAAATCAAAGAAGCAACATTATTCAGTGATGCATCACGGGAAGGGTATCCACTTACCCGGCAAGGCTTCCAGTCAGAGATTAGTGATATATCTTGATTATGAGGTTGGACGGTTGTCCTTCTATGAGCTGTGTGAACCGGTTAGACACCTGCACACTTTCACTGCTGCTTTTACCGAGCCTCTTCATGCTGCCTTTTACATATGGGATGAGTGGGTGACGATCAGGAGCTAG